Below is a genomic region from Spirosoma radiotolerans.
GCAAATCGACTATTTTCGAGGCTTTGAAATACTGAAATCTGTACAATAGAATAGGTGATTTAAGTGAAAGCTGATTTGGAGACAAATCAGCTTTTCTAAACAGGCATAATAGAACTGACGAAGTCAATTTTTTTGATGAATTAACAGACGTAAGGGATTACGTCTCTACACTATGAAAAAATACGAATACACGGAGAAAAAAGATACGCGTTCGGGCTTCGGCGCGGGCATCGCAGAGCTAGGCCGATCAAACCCTAACGTTATTGCACTAACCGCCGACCTGGCGGGTTCGCTTAAGCTAGATGTCTTCATTAAAGAAAACCCGGAGCGTTTCGTTCAGTGCGGGATTGCCGAAGCCAACATGATTGGTGTATCAGCGGGGCTAACCATTGGCGGCCACATTCCTTTCGCGACAACATTCGCCAACTTCGCTACCGGCCGGGTGTATGACCAAATCCGCCAGTCGGTTGCATACTCGAACAAAAACGTTAAAATCTGCGCTTCCCACGCCGGTTTAACCCTTGGCGAAGATGGCGCTACCCACCAGATTCTGGAGGATTTGGGTATGATGAAAATGCTACCCAACATGACCGTCATCAACCCCTGCGACTATAACCAGACGAAAGCCGCTACCATGGCCATTGCCGACCACGTAGGACCGGTTTACCTGCGCTTCGGACGTCCGGTGATTCCGGTATTTACCCCGGCTGATCAGAAATTTGAAATTGGTAAAGCGTGGACCGTTAATGAAGGGAAAGACGTCTCGATTTTCTGTACGGGCCACCTTGT
It encodes:
- a CDS encoding transketolase family protein encodes the protein MKKYEYTEKKDTRSGFGAGIAELGRSNPNVIALTADLAGSLKLDVFIKENPERFVQCGIAEANMIGVSAGLTIGGHIPFATTFANFATGRVYDQIRQSVAYSNKNVKICASHAGLTLGEDGATHQILEDLGMMKMLPNMTVINPCDYNQTKAATMAIADHVGPVYLRFGRPVIPVFTPADQKFEIGKAWTVNEGKDVSIFCTGHLVWEAIKAGEMLAEEGIDADIINIHTIKPLDEEAILASVKKTGCAVSAEEHMINGGLGDSVAQVLARNYPAPLEYVGVHDTFGESATPDQLMQKYGLTADKIVEQVKKAMARK